Proteins from a genomic interval of Paenibacillus lentus:
- a CDS encoding DUF4367 domain-containing protein, producing the protein MRKAKITLHDDTIKEFVIQDEPGIIDVRLSVMNRVREIHEQNSGKKISRQRTSAIVAIICFILVLSSLTGYAATRFVQIKNPKGEVIVETKEIREDAYTPHAKTYYEMRSAYKEHVLALLQPGELVAYYVDDDMLNAYDTGNMVQTVYKPIEHSRYEKFAKQLEATNGPLFVEPKYLPKGLSFESGRVFPSVMEGEASLENLKKLEPEFIRTAESSASDSKLFLKPLSWNIAGSANARYANGEDMININAYVRKKGTSSVTTMHPEDVIVEKLTVGGQEMVYMEAEAADEADYYKHKLEWLDEEAEVFYSVYDNPGTTLSKSEFIRIVESMVK; encoded by the coding sequence TCATCGATGTACGGCTGAGCGTTATGAACCGGGTCAGGGAAATTCATGAACAAAATAGCGGTAAAAAAATTTCCCGACAACGCACCAGTGCTATTGTCGCGATCATCTGCTTCATTCTTGTACTATCCTCCTTAACAGGCTATGCGGCAACGCGATTTGTGCAAATTAAGAACCCCAAGGGCGAAGTGATCGTTGAAACGAAGGAAATCAGGGAAGATGCTTATACTCCCCATGCCAAGACTTATTACGAAATGAGGTCTGCCTACAAGGAGCATGTCTTAGCACTGCTTCAGCCGGGTGAACTCGTTGCTTACTATGTCGATGACGATATGCTGAATGCTTATGACACAGGAAATATGGTTCAAACCGTATATAAGCCGATCGAGCATAGCCGTTACGAGAAATTTGCGAAGCAACTAGAAGCGACGAATGGGCCATTATTTGTGGAACCTAAGTATTTGCCTAAAGGGCTCTCATTTGAATCGGGAAGGGTATTCCCAAGTGTGATGGAAGGAGAGGCCAGCCTAGAGAATCTGAAAAAGCTGGAGCCGGAGTTTATCCGTACGGCCGAGTCCTCCGCCAGTGACTCTAAATTGTTCCTCAAACCGTTGTCCTGGAATATAGCGGGCAGTGCAAATGCGAGGTATGCCAATGGAGAGGACATGATCAATATCAATGCTTATGTACGAAAAAAGGGCACATCTTCGGTAACAACGATGCATCCTGAAGATGTGATCGTCGAGAAACTGACGGTAGGCGGGCAAGAGATGGTTTATATGGAGGCAGAGGCGGCGGATGAGGCTGACTACTACAAGCACAAATTGGAATGGCTGGATGAGGAGGCTGAGGTCTTTTATTCCGTTTACGATAACCCGGGGACTACTCTATCCAAGTCTGAATTTATTCGTATCGTCGAGAGCATGGTGAAATAA